One stretch of Rathayibacter festucae DSM 15932 DNA includes these proteins:
- a CDS encoding helix-turn-helix domain-containing protein — translation MPTDETARDSAVSAAPDVVAALPGAVGEGVGARLRELRLASGMSLRALARELGISASAVSQIERGAMQPSVGRLIAMVGALGVPLSAVFDETAAGGAAAGGPGAPSGGEDPGATTAVVRAGEVAPVLLEGGVLFRRLAPQPVDAVDFFESTYPPGATSTAQRRFLRHDGIEIGTVTLGELTVEFEDETVVLAAGDAITFPCERGHRMINRGATTAVATWLIVHR, via the coding sequence ATGCCCACCGACGAGACCGCCCGGGATTCCGCGGTCTCCGCGGCTCCGGACGTCGTCGCCGCGCTTCCCGGGGCGGTCGGCGAAGGCGTCGGCGCGCGCCTGCGCGAGCTGCGTCTCGCGTCAGGGATGTCGCTGCGCGCGCTCGCCCGCGAGCTCGGCATCTCGGCCAGCGCCGTCTCGCAGATCGAGCGGGGAGCGATGCAGCCGTCGGTCGGGCGCCTCATCGCGATGGTCGGCGCTCTCGGCGTCCCGCTCTCCGCCGTCTTCGACGAGACCGCCGCCGGCGGCGCGGCGGCCGGTGGGCCGGGCGCGCCGAGCGGCGGAGAGGACCCGGGGGCGACGACGGCCGTGGTCCGCGCGGGCGAGGTCGCTCCCGTCCTCCTCGAGGGCGGCGTGCTCTTCCGCCGGCTGGCGCCGCAGCCCGTCGACGCGGTCGACTTCTTCGAGTCGACCTATCCGCCGGGGGCGACCTCGACCGCGCAGCGCCGGTTCCTGCGCCACGACGGGATCGAGATCGGGACCGTCACGCTCGGCGAGCTCACCGTCGAGTTCGAGGACGAGACCGTCGTCCTCGCGGCGGGGGACGCGATCACGTTCCCCTGCGAGCGCGGTCACCGGATGATCAACCGCGGCGCCACGACGGCCGTCGCGACCTGGCTGATCGTCCACCGCTGA
- a CDS encoding NCS1 family nucleobase:cation symporter-1 — protein MTDRATAPRIDPSTAPPAESAGLAGPSLVKPGYDDRLANEDLAPLVKQRWSSYNIFAFWMSDVHSVGGYVTAGSLFALGLAGWQVLVALVVGIVIVQVFCNLVAKPSQVTGVPYPVINRAIFGVRGANIPAIIRGLIAIAWYGVQTYLAAQSLNIVFLKFFPAMASWNTPEASFLGLSALGYLSYSILWVAQAALFWRGMESIRRFIDWAGPAVYVVMLVLAIYLVSQAGWENISLNLGSGEPLDLGASIPVMISAVALVVSYFSGPMLNFGDFSRYARSYRAVKKGNFLGLPINFLFFSLLTVITASATVPVFGELITDPIETVERIDTWFAVLLGGLTFVIATIGINIVANFISPAFDFSNVNPKKISWRMGGMIAAVGSVLLTPWNWYSNDTAIHYTLGILGALIGPLFGVLIAGYYLVSRQRVWVDDLYTMSEKGRYWFSRGFNPNAVWATVIGGLPSVLSVLVPRWIEDAGGPSFTWLGDYSWFLGCGLGFVAMAVLERRSPRIGRLEEDLANVSDGSTV, from the coding sequence ATGACCGACCGCGCCACCGCACCCCGCATCGACCCGTCGACCGCGCCGCCCGCCGAGAGCGCCGGGCTCGCCGGCCCCTCGCTCGTCAAGCCCGGCTACGACGACCGCCTCGCCAACGAGGACCTCGCTCCGCTCGTCAAGCAGCGCTGGTCGAGCTACAACATCTTCGCGTTCTGGATGTCCGACGTGCACAGCGTCGGCGGCTACGTCACCGCCGGCTCGCTCTTCGCGCTCGGCCTCGCCGGCTGGCAGGTGCTGGTGGCCCTCGTGGTCGGCATCGTGATCGTGCAGGTCTTCTGCAACCTCGTCGCGAAGCCCAGCCAGGTCACCGGCGTGCCCTACCCGGTGATCAACCGGGCGATCTTCGGCGTCCGCGGGGCGAACATCCCCGCGATCATCCGCGGGCTGATCGCCATCGCCTGGTACGGCGTGCAGACCTACCTCGCTGCGCAGTCCCTCAACATCGTGTTCCTCAAGTTCTTCCCGGCGATGGCCTCCTGGAACACCCCCGAGGCCTCCTTCCTCGGCCTCTCCGCCCTCGGCTACCTCTCCTACTCGATCCTCTGGGTCGCGCAGGCCGCGCTGTTCTGGCGGGGCATGGAGTCGATCCGCCGCTTCATCGACTGGGCCGGCCCCGCCGTCTACGTGGTGATGCTCGTGCTCGCGATCTACCTCGTCTCGCAGGCCGGCTGGGAGAACATCTCGCTGAACCTCGGCTCGGGCGAGCCCCTCGACCTCGGCGCCTCGATCCCGGTGATGATCTCGGCCGTCGCACTGGTCGTCTCCTACTTCTCAGGTCCGATGCTGAACTTCGGCGACTTCTCCCGCTACGCCCGCAGCTACCGAGCGGTGAAGAAGGGCAATTTCCTCGGCCTGCCGATCAACTTCCTCTTCTTCTCGCTGCTCACCGTGATCACCGCCTCCGCGACGGTCCCCGTCTTCGGCGAGCTGATCACCGACCCGATCGAGACCGTCGAGCGGATCGACACCTGGTTCGCCGTCCTGCTCGGCGGGCTCACCTTCGTCATCGCGACGATCGGCATCAACATCGTCGCCAACTTCATCTCGCCCGCGTTCGACTTCTCCAACGTCAACCCGAAGAAGATCAGCTGGCGGATGGGCGGCATGATCGCCGCCGTCGGCTCGGTGCTGCTCACCCCGTGGAACTGGTACTCCAACGACACCGCGATCCACTACACGCTCGGCATCCTCGGCGCCCTGATCGGCCCGCTGTTCGGCGTCCTGATCGCCGGCTACTACCTGGTCAGCCGTCAGCGCGTCTGGGTCGACGACCTCTACACGATGAGCGAGAAGGGCCGCTACTGGTTCTCCCGCGGCTTCAATCCCAACGCCGTCTGGGCCACCGTGATCGGCGGCCTCCCCTCCGTCCTCTCCGTGCTCGTCCCGCGCTGGATCGAGGATGCGGGCGGTCCGTCCTTCACCTGGCTGGGCGACTACAGCTGGTTCCTCGGCTGCGGCCTCGGCTTCGTCGCGATGGCCGTCCTCGAGCGCCGCTCCCCGCGGATCGGCCGCCTCGAGGAGGACCTCGCGAACGTCAGCGACGGCAGCACGGTCTGA
- a CDS encoding aspartate/glutamate racemase family protein yields the protein MRITVVNPNTSEHMTEAIGRAARSVASVGTEILAVTPPMGPASIESHYDEALAVPGLLHEIVRGDAAGSDGYVVACFGDPGIDAARELARGPVIGIAEAAMHMATLVGRRFSVVTTLSRTSGRAWDIAHRAGFDRACAGVHACDIPVLELDDPHSDARRVILEECAAALATDGSDVIVLGCAGMADLCRDLSHELGVPVIDGVASAVRLVEGLVAMGVTTSRRDEFAAPRPKEMTGLLAPFALA from the coding sequence GTGCGCATCACCGTCGTCAACCCGAACACCAGCGAGCACATGACGGAGGCGATCGGCCGCGCCGCGCGGTCCGTCGCCTCGGTCGGCACCGAGATCCTCGCCGTCACTCCGCCGATGGGGCCGGCCTCGATCGAGAGCCACTACGACGAGGCGCTCGCCGTCCCGGGGCTGCTGCACGAGATCGTCCGCGGCGACGCGGCGGGGAGCGACGGCTACGTCGTCGCGTGCTTCGGCGACCCGGGGATCGACGCGGCCCGCGAGCTCGCACGCGGACCGGTGATCGGCATCGCCGAGGCCGCGATGCACATGGCGACCCTGGTCGGCCGGCGCTTCAGCGTCGTCACCACGCTCTCGCGCACCAGCGGGCGGGCCTGGGACATCGCGCACCGGGCCGGCTTCGACCGGGCCTGCGCGGGGGTGCACGCCTGCGACATCCCGGTGCTCGAGCTCGACGACCCGCACTCCGACGCGCGCCGGGTGATCCTCGAGGAGTGCGCGGCCGCGCTCGCGACGGACGGCTCCGACGTGATCGTCCTGGGCTGCGCGGGGATGGCCGACCTCTGCCGAGATCTCTCGCACGAGCTCGGGGTCCCGGTGATCGACGGGGTCGCCAGCGCCGTCCGGCTGGTCGAGGGCCTCGTCGCGATGGGAGTCACGACCTCGCGCCGCGACGAGTTCGCGGCGCCGCGCCCGAAGGAGATGACGGGGCTGCTCGCCCCGTTCGCGCTGGCCTGA
- a CDS encoding EI24 domain-containing protein: MAILRDLALGARLFGRGFGTWVRSPRAMLLGAIPPLIVGLVFVGVLVLVLTRIDAVVRALTPFVDGWDEASAGTVRLLLSIAAVGAIVALGVVLFAAVTLLVGDPFYERIWRGVENELGGVPDEHETGFWRGLGRTLRDSSVLVGTSLAIGVVLVLLGIIPVIGQVVGLVAGALVGGRALALELTGFAGDARGLALRDRRRLLGERRAVSLGFGIAVYLAFLIPGGAVLATPAATAGATLLLRTLRGESTERIDPAPDAATA, encoded by the coding sequence ATGGCGATCCTCCGCGACCTGGCCCTCGGCGCACGGCTCTTCGGCAGAGGGTTCGGCACCTGGGTCCGCTCGCCCCGGGCGATGCTCCTCGGCGCGATCCCGCCCCTGATCGTCGGCCTCGTCTTCGTCGGCGTGCTGGTGCTCGTGCTCACCCGGATCGACGCCGTGGTGCGCGCGCTGACGCCGTTCGTGGACGGCTGGGACGAGGCCTCGGCCGGCACCGTCCGCCTCCTGCTCTCGATCGCCGCGGTCGGCGCGATCGTCGCACTCGGCGTCGTCCTCTTCGCCGCGGTCACCCTCCTCGTCGGCGACCCCTTCTACGAGCGGATCTGGCGCGGCGTCGAGAACGAGCTCGGCGGCGTGCCCGACGAGCACGAGACGGGCTTCTGGCGCGGACTCGGGCGCACACTGCGCGACTCCTCGGTGCTGGTCGGCACCTCGCTGGCGATCGGCGTCGTGCTGGTGCTGCTCGGGATCATCCCGGTCATCGGGCAGGTGGTCGGGCTGGTCGCCGGCGCGCTCGTCGGCGGCCGGGCGCTCGCCCTCGAGCTGACCGGATTCGCCGGCGACGCCCGCGGACTCGCACTGCGCGATCGCCGCCGGCTCCTCGGCGAGCGCCGCGCGGTGTCCCTCGGCTTCGGCATCGCGGTGTACCTGGCCTTCCTGATCCCGGGCGGCGCGGTGCTCGCGACACCCGCGGCGACGGCCGGGGCGACCCTCCTGCTGCGCACGCTCCGCGGCGAGTCGACGGAGCGGATCGACCCGGCGCCCGACGCCGCGACCGCCTGA
- a CDS encoding anthranilate synthase family protein, whose product MTSLLSRILASDGTLPFAVVLRQGRTDVDVFTGDVVDVDGLADIPLDGADVLTLVPYRQVRERGFAAKDDGAPLRNLVVRERESVPLAEVLRLLPEREIPVEERGFDVPDEEYAEIVRRVIDDEIGRGEGANFVINRAFVAHTDAPAVEAVLAWFRRLLTDESGAYWTFAIHTPGADGSPAVTAVGATPERHVSVRDGVAMMNPISGTFRHPAAGPTGAEVLAFLADVKESEELFMVVDEEMKMMSAVCPNGGRILGPFLKQMSRLSHTEYLLEGRTDLDVREVLRLTMFAPTVTGSPMENACAVIAEYEKEPRGYYSGVLALFEPEEHGYTVDAPILIRTAYLREDGRLTVPAGATLVRHSTPEGEVAETRAKASGVLSALGLLPHRDIPPAIDLNAQPGVQEALEARNERLASFWLRPQAPEHIEGLAGHTALIVDNEDQFTTMLAHQLRHLGMDARVERWSSVEDVLSDDLVVFGPGPGDPRDDSEPRIARLRALMTERLASERPMLAVCLSHQMLSLLAGLPVEPLPAPRQGVRLAVDVFGEDAAIGFYNTFSSVADADVSSTPLLDLEISRDPATGIVDALRGEGVASVQGHLESVLSSDGLRTLERLVRTATSQPARA is encoded by the coding sequence ATGACCTCGCTCCTCTCCCGCATCCTCGCCTCCGACGGAACGCTGCCGTTCGCGGTCGTCCTCCGGCAGGGCCGGACGGACGTCGACGTCTTCACCGGCGACGTCGTCGACGTCGACGGCCTCGCCGACATCCCGCTCGACGGCGCCGACGTGCTGACCCTCGTGCCCTATCGTCAGGTGCGCGAGCGCGGCTTCGCGGCGAAGGACGACGGCGCCCCGCTGCGCAACCTCGTGGTGCGCGAGCGCGAGAGCGTGCCGCTCGCCGAGGTGCTGCGGCTGCTACCCGAGCGCGAGATCCCGGTCGAGGAGCGCGGCTTCGACGTGCCCGACGAGGAGTACGCGGAGATCGTGCGCAGGGTCATCGACGACGAGATCGGCCGCGGCGAGGGCGCCAACTTCGTCATCAACCGCGCGTTCGTCGCCCACACGGACGCTCCCGCCGTCGAGGCGGTGCTGGCCTGGTTCCGCCGGCTGCTGACCGACGAGTCCGGCGCCTACTGGACCTTCGCCATCCACACCCCGGGTGCCGACGGCTCGCCGGCCGTCACCGCTGTCGGCGCGACGCCCGAGCGCCACGTCTCGGTCCGCGACGGCGTGGCGATGATGAACCCGATCAGCGGCACCTTCCGCCACCCCGCGGCCGGCCCGACCGGCGCCGAGGTGCTCGCCTTCCTCGCCGACGTCAAGGAGAGCGAGGAGCTCTTCATGGTGGTCGACGAGGAGATGAAGATGATGAGCGCCGTCTGCCCGAACGGCGGGCGGATCCTCGGCCCGTTCCTCAAGCAGATGTCACGGCTGAGCCACACGGAGTACCTGCTCGAGGGGCGCACCGATCTCGACGTCCGCGAGGTGCTGCGACTCACGATGTTCGCGCCGACCGTCACCGGCTCGCCGATGGAGAACGCCTGCGCCGTGATCGCCGAGTACGAGAAGGAGCCGCGCGGCTACTACTCCGGTGTCCTCGCCCTGTTCGAGCCGGAGGAGCACGGCTACACGGTCGACGCGCCGATCCTGATCCGCACCGCGTACCTCCGCGAGGACGGCCGGCTCACGGTGCCGGCCGGCGCGACGCTCGTGCGGCACTCGACGCCGGAGGGCGAGGTCGCCGAGACCCGCGCGAAGGCGTCCGGGGTGCTCTCCGCGCTGGGGCTGCTCCCCCACCGCGACATCCCGCCGGCGATCGACCTCAACGCGCAGCCCGGCGTGCAGGAGGCGCTCGAGGCGCGCAACGAGCGGCTCGCCTCGTTCTGGCTGCGGCCCCAGGCGCCGGAGCACATCGAGGGCCTCGCCGGCCACACGGCGCTCATCGTCGACAACGAGGACCAGTTCACGACGATGCTCGCGCACCAGCTGCGCCACCTCGGCATGGACGCCCGGGTCGAGCGCTGGTCGAGCGTCGAGGACGTGCTGAGCGACGACCTCGTGGTGTTCGGGCCCGGCCCCGGCGACCCGCGCGACGACTCCGAGCCGCGGATCGCGCGCCTGCGGGCCCTGATGACCGAGCGGCTCGCCTCGGAGCGGCCGATGCTCGCCGTCTGCCTCAGCCACCAGATGCTCTCGCTGCTGGCGGGGCTGCCGGTCGAGCCGCTGCCCGCGCCCCGTCAGGGCGTGCGGCTGGCGGTCGACGTGTTCGGCGAGGACGCGGCGATCGGCTTCTACAACACCTTCTCCTCGGTCGCGGACGCGGACGTGTCGAGCACCCCGCTGCTCGATCTCGAGATCTCGCGCGACCCCGCCACCGGGATCGTCGACGCGCTGCGCGGGGAGGGAGTCGCCTCCGTGCAGGGGCATCTGGAATCGGTGCTGTCCTCCGACGGCCTGCGCACGCTCGAGCGCCTGGTCCGCACCGCGACCTCGCAGCCGGCGCGCGCGTGA
- a CDS encoding fructose-bisphosphatase class II family protein, whose translation MSDVRLIASPSYSPELREAVAASVRAAAEAARGWYGRGDKLAADAASVAAMRAVLAEAPFAGVVVIGEGEKDDAPMLANGERLGRAHSPSCDVAVDPLDGTRLTAEGIPGSVCVIALAPRGTMLDPRDVFYMDKLVCSGAGAGVVGLDLPPAENARRLADALGKPVSELVVAVLDKPRHAGLIAALREAGVALSLRGEGDVSVAIEAADPSGSVDLVLGIGGTPEGVVAACAVRALGGVMEGRLAPQTDLERSNALAAGHDLTRLLTLDDLISSPDVLFAGCEV comes from the coding sequence GTGAGCGACGTCCGGCTGATCGCGTCGCCGTCCTACTCCCCCGAGCTGCGGGAGGCGGTGGCCGCGAGTGTCCGGGCGGCGGCGGAGGCGGCGCGCGGCTGGTACGGACGCGGCGACAAGCTCGCCGCCGACGCGGCCTCGGTCGCGGCGATGCGCGCGGTGCTCGCCGAGGCGCCGTTCGCGGGCGTCGTCGTGATCGGCGAGGGCGAGAAGGACGACGCTCCGATGCTCGCGAACGGCGAGCGGCTCGGGCGCGCCCACTCCCCCTCCTGCGACGTCGCGGTCGACCCGCTCGACGGCACCCGGCTGACGGCGGAGGGGATCCCCGGCTCGGTCTGCGTGATCGCGCTCGCTCCGCGCGGCACGATGCTCGATCCGCGCGACGTGTTCTACATGGACAAGCTGGTCTGCTCCGGCGCGGGAGCGGGGGTCGTCGGGCTGGATCTGCCGCCCGCCGAGAACGCGCGGCGGCTGGCCGACGCCCTCGGCAAGCCGGTCTCCGAGCTCGTGGTGGCCGTGCTGGACAAGCCGCGGCACGCCGGACTGATCGCGGCCCTCCGGGAGGCCGGTGTCGCGCTGTCCCTGCGCGGCGAGGGCGACGTCTCGGTCGCCATCGAGGCCGCGGATCCCTCCGGCAGCGTCGACCTCGTGCTCGGCATCGGCGGCACGCCCGAGGGCGTCGTCGCGGCCTGCGCCGTCCGCGCCCTCGGCGGCGTGATGGAGGGCCGCCTGGCCCCGCAGACCGACCTCGAGCGCTCGAACGCCCTGGCCGCCGGCCACGACCTCACCCGCCTGCTGACCCTCGACGACCTCATCTCCTCCCCCGACGTCCTCTTCGCCGGCTGCGAGGTCTGA
- a CDS encoding siderophore-interacting protein, which yields MARSSAPTRPTDPQVVTVEVVRTARVTPGMQRVTFGGPGVALLHPLGHDQWFRLFLPRPGQEALRLPTRSSALWYAQYLAMPKAQRPFVRNYTVRRYRAEGADGGPEIDVDFVVHGEPGEAGPAVTFALTAAVGDRVGILDQGLGYRRADGSDWCLLVADETGLPAVAGILASLPEDRAAHVFLELPSEADRQPVVASDAVTLHWLPRADPHARPGEHALAVLRDATLPAGRPSVFAVGESSLATGARRHLVADRAVDKRAITFIGYWRHGVAAP from the coding sequence ATGGCCCGCTCGTCCGCCCCGACCCGCCCCACCGATCCGCAGGTCGTCACCGTCGAGGTCGTCCGCACCGCGCGCGTGACGCCCGGGATGCAGCGCGTCACCTTCGGCGGGCCCGGGGTCGCGCTGCTGCATCCGCTCGGGCACGACCAGTGGTTCCGCCTCTTCCTGCCGCGGCCCGGGCAGGAGGCGCTGCGGCTGCCGACCCGCTCGAGCGCGCTCTGGTACGCGCAGTACCTCGCGATGCCGAAGGCGCAGCGGCCGTTCGTCCGCAACTACACTGTGCGCCGCTATCGGGCCGAGGGCGCCGACGGCGGACCCGAGATCGACGTCGACTTCGTCGTGCACGGCGAGCCGGGGGAGGCGGGGCCCGCCGTGACCTTCGCGCTCACCGCCGCGGTCGGCGACCGGGTCGGCATCCTCGACCAGGGGCTCGGCTACCGCCGGGCCGACGGCTCCGACTGGTGCCTGCTCGTCGCCGACGAGACGGGACTGCCGGCGGTCGCGGGCATCCTCGCCTCGCTCCCCGAGGATCGCGCCGCGCACGTCTTCCTCGAGCTGCCCTCCGAGGCGGATCGCCAGCCCGTCGTCGCCTCCGACGCCGTCACCCTGCACTGGCTGCCCCGCGCCGACCCGCACGCCCGCCCCGGCGAGCACGCGCTCGCCGTCCTCCGCGACGCGACCCTGCCCGCGGGCCGCCCCTCCGTCTTCGCCGTCGGCGAGTCCTCCCTCGCCACCGGCGCCCGCCGCCACCTCGTGGCCGACCGCGCCGTCGACAAGCGCGCCATCACCTTCATCGGCTACTGGCGCCACGGCGTCGCCGCCCCCTGA
- a CDS encoding ATP-binding cassette domain-containing protein produces the protein MTNAITVEGVSKSIRGNLLYNEVAFELRRGGLYALLGPNGSGKSVLLRLLCGFLRPDSGSISVDPSISPEGRTFPVGFGITIDGPAYIAGLSAEQNLLRLAAIRRRIGIEEIRATLASVRLQSTGRSAVRTFSSGMKQKLSLAQALMEDPKVLLLDEPFTALDTESVAVVKDVLRERVAQGVTVLLTMHGEADFLAECDGVLRIENRTISTL, from the coding sequence ATGACGAACGCCATCACGGTCGAGGGTGTGTCCAAGAGCATCCGCGGGAATCTGCTCTACAACGAGGTCGCGTTCGAGCTGCGCCGAGGCGGGCTCTACGCCCTCCTCGGTCCGAACGGCTCCGGGAAGTCGGTCCTGCTGCGACTGCTCTGCGGCTTCCTCAGGCCGGACTCGGGCAGCATCAGCGTCGACCCTTCGATCTCGCCGGAAGGGCGGACGTTCCCGGTCGGCTTCGGGATCACGATCGACGGCCCCGCCTACATCGCAGGCCTCTCCGCGGAGCAGAACCTCCTGCGACTGGCCGCGATCCGCAGGCGCATCGGGATCGAGGAGATCCGCGCGACGCTCGCCTCGGTACGTCTGCAGAGCACGGGGCGCTCAGCGGTCCGCACCTTCTCCTCGGGGATGAAGCAGAAGCTGTCCCTCGCGCAGGCTCTGATGGAGGACCCGAAGGTGCTCCTCCTCGACGAGCCGTTCACCGCGCTCGACACGGAGAGCGTCGCGGTCGTCAAGGACGTCCTCCGCGAGCGGGTGGCCCAGGGCGTCACCGTTCTGCTGACGATGCACGGCGAGGCGGACTTCCTCGCCGAGTGCGACGGCGTCCTCCGGATCGAGAACCGCACGATCTCGACGCTCTGA